One window from the genome of Salvelinus namaycush isolate Seneca chromosome 19, SaNama_1.0, whole genome shotgun sequence encodes:
- the LOC120064421 gene encoding mannose-1-phosphate guanyltransferase alpha-A — translation MLKSVILIGGPQKGTRFRPLSFEVPKPLFPVAGVPMLQHHVEECAKVPNMKEILLIGFYQPNEELTRFMCSAQQEFKISIRYLQEYAALGTGGGIYHFRDQILSGGPEAFFIMNADVCSEFPLPEMLNFQKEHGEPSSFVILGTTANRKQSMNYGCIVENQQTNEVLHYVEKPSTFVSDIINCGIYLFTPEIFQHIGAVFQKNQQDMLLDEQTNGWHRAEAIRLEQDIFTALAGQGKLYVYKTPAIWSQIKSAGSAIYASRLYLNQYHKTHPERLATNKEGGPRISGNVYIHPTANIDPTAVLGPNVSIGTGVTIGAGVRVRESIILHGATLQDHSCVLNCIVGWDSTIGKWARVEGTPSDPNPNDPYAKIDSETLFRDGKLTPSITILGCNVTIPAEVIILNSIVLPYKDLNRSFKNQIIL, via the exons ATGCTGAAATCTGTGATTCTCATTGGAGGCCCACAGAAAG GTACACGGTTTCGACCATTGTCCTTTGAGGTCCCGAAACCCTTGTTTCCAGTGGCTGGTGTGCCCATGCTTCAGCATCACGTTGAAGAATGTGCCAAG GTGCCAAATATGAAGGAGATTTTGCTAATTGGCTTTTACCAGCCAAATGAAGAACTTACCAGATTCATGTGTAGTGCACAGCAGGAATTCAAAATCTCAATCAG GTATTTGCAGGAGTATGCTGCTTTGGGCACTGGAGGTGGCATCTACCATTTCAGAGATCAGATTCTATCTGGTGGCCCTGAGGCATTCTTCATTATGAATGCTGACGTGTGCTCTGAGTTTCCTCTACCAGAGATGCTCAACTTCCAGAAGGAACACGGAGAGCCTAGCAGTTTCGTCATCCTGGGGACAACT GCAAACAGAAAGCAGTCCATGAACTATGGCTGTATTGTGGAAAACCAGCAAACGAATGAG GTTTTACATTATGTGGAGAAGCCTAGCACTTTTGTGAGTGACATCATCAACTGTGGAATCTACCTGTTTACCCCGGAGATCTTCCAACACATTGGGGCAGTCTTCCAGAAGAACCAGCAGGACATGCTGTT AGACGAGCAGACCAACGGCTGGCATCGGGCTGAGGCCATTCGGTTAGAACAGGACATCTTCACAGCCCTGGCTGGGCAGGGCAAGCTCTATGTCTACAAAACACCTGCCATCTGGAGCCAAATCAAATCTGCAGG GTCTGCAATATACGCCAGTCGCTTGTACCTCAACCAGTACCATAAAACCCACCCTGAAAGACTGGCTACAAACAAGGAAGGAGGGCCTAGAATAAGTG GAAATGTTTACATTCACCCAACAGCCAATATTGACCCTACTGCGGTG TTGGGTCCCAACGTCTCCATAGGCACAGGTGTGACCATCGGGGCTGGGGTGCGAGTGAGGGAGTCCATCATTCTCCATGGGGCTACTCTACAG GATCACAGTTGTGTGTTGAACTGTATAGTGGGATGGGACAGCACTATTGGCAAGTGGGCCAGAGTTGAAGGAACTCCCAGTGACCCCAATCCAAATGACCCCTATGCCAAAATAGATAGTGAAACACTCTTCAGAGATGGAAAACTCACGCCATCAATCACCATTCTTG GTTGTAATGTAACTATCCCGGCCGAGGTAATCATTCTCAACTCAATTGTTCTGCCATACAAAGACCTCAACCGGAGCTTCAAAAACCAAATTATATTGTAG